One part of the Sardina pilchardus chromosome 5, fSarPil1.1, whole genome shotgun sequence genome encodes these proteins:
- the LOC134080791 gene encoding trace amine-associated receptor 13c-like, which yields MEDHWRANRCYPALNSSCTKLARPQALYILMYIFFSSISVSTVLLNLLVIISISHFKQLHTPTNLLILSLAVADLFIGLIVMPVEGSQLIETCWYFGDTLCNIFPIISSVALSGSLGSLVLISIDRFIAVSDPLRYSLKVTHNKVTIIVILSWCFCLLYMFFLLYDHLTAMEPQRTCHGECRITVSFSRIVGDVFVSFIMPCSTVIILNLKIFCAAKYHTKMINSVTERQRASNKGIIRSKKSSRKAAKTIGVLVTVYLLCYMPYNLSTFFVYNNQSLYFLLICLIWIMFLNSCINPIIYALFYPWFKVSTKHIITLAIFHPGSSNANVNSDMK from the coding sequence ATGGAAGACCACTGGAGAGCTAATCGCTGTTATCCCGCCCTGAACTCTTCATGTACAAAGCTCGCCAGGCCACAGGCATTATACATCCtcatgtacatatttttttcatcaatATCTGTGTCCACCGTTCTTCTAAATTTGCTGGTGATCATCTCGATTTCTCACTTCAAGCAGCTTCACACTCCAACCAACCtgctcatcctctctcttgctgtggCAGATTTATTTATCGGACTGATTGTCATGCCTGTGGAAGGGTCGCAATTAATTGAAACATGCTGGTATTTTGGGGACACACTGTGTAACATATTCCCCATAATTTCTTCGGTGGCTCTTTCAGGATCTCTCGGCAGCCTTGTCTTAATCTCCATTGATCGTTTCATTGCAGTCAGTGATCCTTTAAGGTACTCATTGAAAGTCACACACAACAAAGTAACTATAATTGTTATTCTTAGCTGGTGTTTTTGTCTACTTTACATGTTCTTCTTGCTTTACGACCACCTTACTGCAATGGAGCCTCAAAGGACATGTCATGGAGAGTGTCGTATCACAGTCAGTTTCTCACGGATTGTTGGTGATGTTTTTGTGTCATTCATTATGCCTTGTTCCACGGTTATCATTTTAAATTTGAAAATTTTCTGTGCAGCAAAGTACCATACAAAGATGATTAACTCTGTTACAGAGAGACAAAGGGCTAGTAACAAGGGCATCATTAGAAGTAAGAAATCCAGCCGTAAAGCTGCAAAAACGATAGGGGTACTTGTTACAGTTTATTTGCTCTGCTATATGCCATATAATCTAAGCACGTTTTTTGTATACAACAATCAATCATTATATTTTCTATTGATCTGTCTCATATGGATTATGTTTCTAAACTCCTGCATAAACCCAATAATATATGCTTTGTTTTACCCATGGTTTAAAGTCTCAACCAAGCACATCATCACCCTTGCCATATTTCATCCAGGTTCCTCTAATGCTAATGTGAATTCTGATATGAAATAG